Below is a genomic region from Buchnera aphidicola (Nurudea yanoniella).
TTTTTGAAACAGCACGTATACGTATATCTATGTCTATTAAGTATGTAATGTCTTTTTCTAAAACAGATTTTATTATGTTAGTATTATATTTTTTTTTAATATAAATAAAATATATTTTTTCTAAAATGAATTTTTTCAAGTTTTCTAATATAATATTTTTATCTTTTATCTTTTCATATGTATTTAGTGATTTTTTTAATAATTTTAATATATCAATAGAAATTTTTCTTTTTAAAATAATTTGTATAATTCCAATAGCTAATCTCCGTAATGAAAATGGATCTTTATTTTTAGAAATTAAATTTTTTCCAATTATAAATAAACCTACTAAAGTATCAATTTTATCAGTTAATGCTAGAGAAAATGAAATAGGATTAAGTGGTATCATATCTTTAGAAAATCTAGGTAAGTAGTGTTCTTTTATAGCTAGTGCAATATTTTTTGGTTCATTATTTTTTAGTGCATAATACATACCGATAATTCCTTGCATTTCAGGAAATTCAAATACCATATTAGTTACTAAATCACATTTACATAATTGTACTGCGCGTATGCAATCTTCGAAATTTGCTTGAGTAAATTCTATTATCCAAGATATCAATTTTTCCATTCGTTTTATTTTTTCGAAAATAGATCCTAAAGAACTTTGAAAAATAATATTTTTTAATAGAGGTTGATACTCATTAAGAGGGTTTTTTTGATCTTTTTTAAAAAAAAATTGTGCATCAAAAAGTTGAGAATTTAATATATATTCATTTCTAATTATAATATTTTCAGAATCTTTTGTCATAACGTTTGCTATAATAATAAAATTATTAGTAATTTTTTTGCTATCTATATTGTATATAGAAAAACATTTTTGTTGATTTTCTATAATATATGTTAGAATTTCATTGGGAAGATCAAGAAATTTTTTTTTAAATGTACCTAAGAGAACGACAGGCCATTCTACTAATGAAGTAATTTCTTCTAATAATGATTGTTTTATTTTTAAATATCCTTTAATGTTTTGAGCCATTTTTTTTGATTCTGCTATAATTACATTTTTTCGTTCATTATGATCTGCAATTATTCTTCCAAAGTTTAGTAATATTTTTGGATATTCTTGAGCATGAAGAAGATTAATATTTTTATTTTTCGTAAAAATATTCCAAAAAATTAGTCTATTAGTTTTTAGTCCTAGTACTGTTCCTTTTATAATTTCATTATCAAGAAGCATTACTATGTTGCGAATAGGTCGAGAAAATTGTATATTTTCTATATTCCATTTCATAAAAGTAGGAACAGAAATATTTTTTATAGAATTAATAGATATTTCTATTAATTTTTTTTCAATTGTTTCATGTTTTAAATAATATTCGTAAGATAGCCATTCTTTTTGTTTTTCTATTATTCGAGATGTTTGATTTATTGTAATTCCTATTTTTTTCATCCAACATTTAGTTGATTTAGTAGGATGCCCTACATTATTGAAAGCATTAGAAATTAAAGGCCCTTTATATGTTTTTTTAATTCTTTTTATGTGTGTGTTAAGTTGTTTTATTTTTATAGCTAGTCGTCTAGGTGTTGAAAAACATAATATTTTGGAAAATTGTATATAATTCTGATTTAATAAAGATATCATATTTTTTTCAAGAGATTGAATAATGGTATGTAGTGATTTTGGAGGTAGTTCTTCAGTTCCAATTTCTAATAGAAATGTTTTTTTCATATTTGCCTTTTTAAAAATTTTTATGACAACTAAAAGAATTTTATTTTTTTATGTAATATAATATTTTTCTGCAATATTCTTGATTACAGATCGAATATTTAAAATGTTTTGTTGACGTTCAGTAGTAGAAAATGTTTTTTTTGCATCTAATAAATTAAAATAATGTATTCCATATAATGCCTGTTCATATGCTGGAAATAACAAAGGCGGATTTAAATTTGCTATTTTTTTTGCTTCTTGAATATAAATTTTAAATAAATTAGAACAAATTTCAGTATTAGAATATTCAAAATTATATATTGAATTTTCTAATTCACTTCGAAAAAATAAATCTTTGTAAGTAATATATTTTCCATTGTAGTCCCAATCGAGATCATATATGTTATTTTTGTTTTGTATATGCAAAGCTATGCGTTCTAAACCATATGTTATTTCAACAGAAATTGGATTACAGTTAATTCCACCCATTTGTTGAAAATAAGTAAATTGTGTAATTTCCATGCCATTAATTCGTATTTCCCATCCCTGCCCACAAGCTCCTAATGTTGGATTTTCCCAGTTATCTTCTAGAAAACGTATATCATTATTTTTTAAATTTATATCTAATTTTTCTAATGATTCTAAATATAAATTTTGAATATTTTCTGGAGCAGGTTTTATAATTACTTGAAATTGATAATAATGTTGTAATCGATTTGGATTTTTTCCGTATCTTCCATCTGATGGTCTGCGGCATGCTTGTACATATGCAATAGAAGTAGGTGTAGATCTGAGTGTTCCGAAAAATGTTTGATGATGAAAAGTTCCAGCTCCTACAGGTATATCTAATGGTTGAATAATAGTGCAATTTTTTTTGTTCCAGTAATTTTTTAGTTTGGAAGTTATTTTATAAAGTGTTTTTATTTTTTTCATGTTTTTATTTAATTTAGTTATGCAAAAATATGGTATATTTGAAATATTTGAAATTATTTTAAATTCAATAGTATTATTGGTAATAATTAGAAAAAATTTTTATAGTAATTTAATATGCTGTGTATTTTTTAATTAGGTATAGTTAAACGCAAAATAAAATAGAAATTTTATAAATATATATTTATTTTAAGTTAAAATTTTTTATTTTTAAATAATTTCAATATTTTAAATTAAGTAAAAATTTTTAAATGTATATTTTTAAATATTGTAAATTTTTATTATACTTTAAAATTAATAATATTTAGTATTTTGTTACATACAAAACTATATAGTTCTTAAGAATATTTACAAATGTTAATTAAATTTGTAAGAAAATAGTTTCTTAGATATATTTGTTCAATATCATAGAATTTTTTCTTTACAAAAATATTATTTAATATGTTTATAAGGATGAAAAATGAGATATATAGGAGCTCATGTTAGTATATTAGGTGGTTTAGATCAAGCTGTTGTTAGAGCAAAAAATTTAGGAGCAACTGCTTTTTCTTTATTTACTAGCAATCCGGTAAGATGGATTAGAAAAAAATTAAATAAAAAACACATAATGAATTTTAAAATTGCGTGTAAAACTTTTTCGTACTCATCAAATCAAATTTTACCTCATAGTAATTATTTAATTAATTTAGGACATCCTTGTGATGATAAGATAAATCAATCTAGATTGTCTTTTATTGACGAAATAATAAGATGTTATAAATTAGGATTAAATTTTTTGAATTTTCATCCAGGTAGTCATTTACATAAAATTAGTGAAATACAATGTTTAGAAAGAATTTCCAATTCAATTAATTTAGCATTAAAAAATACGCAGCATATAAAATTAATAATAGAAAACACAGCTGGTCAAGGGACAAACGTAGGTTATTCGTTTGAACATTTAAGTTTTATTATTAATAGAATTCAAAACAAAAATCGTATCGGAATTTGTTTAGATACATGTCATATGTTTGCTTCTGGTTATGATTTACGTACGGAGTTATCATGTGAAAAAGTTTTTAAGAATTTTGATGATATTATAGGATTTAGTTATTTATATGGTATGCATTTTAATGATTCTGAATATATACTAAATAGTCGCGTAGATAGACATCAGAATTTAGGAAAAGGAAATATTGGAAAATTAGCATTTATATGGATTATGAAAAATATAAAATGTGAAAATATTCCAATTATATTAGAAACTAAAGATAAAAGTTTATGGAGGAAAGAAATAAATTGGTTAAATTCATTGTAGATTTTTGTTCTTAATTTTACAAAAAGTTTATAAGAAAATAAGAAATCATAAATGTTTTAGATATAAAAAATATTATTTTTTTTTGTTTTATAGTAAAATGACGTTAATATGTTAAATTTTATAAACTTTAAAAAAATGATAACTATAAATGCTGTTAGACGTGAAAAAAGTGGAAAAAGTTCTAGTAGACGTTTGCGTTTAAAAAATAAGTTTCCAGCTATTATGTATTGTATTGCAAAACCTAACATTTGTATAGAATTAGAAAATAATTTAATTTCTAAAATTATTTTAGATAATAAAATATATGAAAATCAATTATTATTGATAATCGATGAAATAAAATATATAGTTAAAGTAAAATCTATACAACGGCATGTTTTTAAATTGAGTATCATGCATATGGATTTTTTTTGCATAAAATAATAATTTTTATGAGATGTTAGAATAAAAATGCGATTTTTTAAACTGTACAAAAATTAATTAGATATATTTACATATAACAAGTATATTATTTTAATAAATATAAAAAGTATTAATATTAAGTATTAAATATATTTTATATAGTTTTTGAATTTTATAATTGACAATAGTATTTTTTAGAGTTTTATTGATTAAAATTAATTTTTAAAATGATACAGAACAAAAAAATTAATAATGTTCAGTATTAAACTTATAATTAGTAAAAAAGTTAAAAATTTTTTAGAAAAAATTAAGTATTTTTTAGATATTTTATGTTGTTTGTGCTTGAAAATTTTCCATATTAATAAAAGATTTATAAAAATTAGTATAATAAATGAAATAAAAAAAAGTTTAAAACATGGATTATTTTTCCGAGAAATAGTATTTATAACTATTCCAGTGATAATTCCTGGGAAAAAATATACAGGTGGCCATAGTATACATCCAAATGTAGTAAAAACAAAAAATTTTTTTATAGGTATGTTTAACATACCACAAACCATAGAGATTAAAGGTCTAGTAGGACCTAAAAATTTTCCTATTAATATAGTGATAGCAGTATATTTATGTAAAGTATTGGTTATTTTTTTGACAATTGTTTTATTTTTTTTTAAAAAATTGAAATTTTTTAATTTTTTTTTAAATTTCCATCCGAAATAATATGATACTATATCTCCGGATATACAACCAATAAATCCAGCTATCCAGGCAGGATAAAAATTTAATTCTCCATTACCAATAAGAGTACCTAAGGCGGCCATAATAACTATTCCAGGTAAAAATAAACCGACTAAAGCGAGAGATTCTAAAAATGCTACTATTGTTATAATTGGTAATGAATAAAAAATGGATTTTTGTATTAAGTATAAAAACCAGTATTCCATATTTTCTCATTTTTGTATTTATAAAATTTTCATTTATAATAGTATTAATTAAGATACAAATAATGTTTAAATGTATTTAAATAATTTTATTTAAATTTTTTAAGAAATATTTATCAAAATTTGTTAATTTCAATTTAATATTGCTAATATTTTTTTTATTTAGAGTTTTATATGTAAATTTTTTATATTTTAAAAAATTTTTGTTGTATTGAAAATCAATTGTATTTATAGTATATAAAATTGTTTATAATCTCAAGAAGTATTATTTATAATTTTTACTTGATTACTGATATTTTAGTAAGATATATTTATTTAAAAATGTAATTTAAAAAATATTAAAGCTATTTTTAAAATATATAATAAGTTTCTAAAAACTTTAAATTAAATTAATATTTAGAATTTTATTAATATGAAAATATTTTATTTTTAACAAATAAATTGTAATATTAATTAATATTAACTTTATGACTAAATTAGAATTTGACAAGTATTTTTTAAAAAAACATTTAGGACAACATTTTTTAATAGATCAATGTGTAGTTAATAAAATTATTTCTAGCATGAATCCTAAAAAACGAGACATAATGATAGAAATTGGGCCGGGATTAGGTGCATTAACATATGATACTTCTAAATTTCCATGTAAATTATTTTTGATAGAATATGATAAACACTTAGCACATAAATTATTTTTATTGTATAAAAATGTTAGTAATATACAGGTTTTTTCAAAAAATGCGTTAAAGTTCAATTTTTCATGTATAAATAGAAAAAGATATGAATCAATACGAATTTTCGGAAATTTACCATATAATATTTCAATAGAATTGTTACTATATTTTTTTAAATATAACAATATTATTTGCGATATGTACTTTATGCTTCAAAAAGAAGTAGCAAATAGATTATTAGCTGTTCCAGGAACTAAAGACTATGGAAAACTCAGTATTATTTCTCAATATTTTTGCAAAATAATACGTTTATTTGATATATTTCCTGAATCGTTCAAACCGATTCCTAAAGTTAATTCAACTTTTTTAAAATTTGTTCCCTGTAAAAATAATAAGGATATTGTTACGAACGTAAAAAATTTACAAAAGATTACTACATTAGCTTTTAGTCAACGTAGAAAAATAATAAAAAATAGTTTATCTAGTTTGTTTAACGAAGATATTTTGATAAGTTTACATATTGATCCTAAGTTGCGTGCTGAAGATTTGTCAGTAGAACAGTATTTTATGCTTTCAAATTATATAAGTTAATTATTATAGTAATAATTTTTAAGGATGTGAGTTTAAATAATTGTATAAAAAAGTATTTATAGGCAGAATATATGAGTACATATTTTGTAGGTGACATTCATGGATGTTATTATGAATTAATGAAATTATTAGAAAAAATATCATTTGATGAAAAATTAGATTATTTATGGTCCACTGGTGATTTAATAAACAGAGGGCCTAATTCTATTGAAGTAATGCGATTTATTTCTAGTTTAGGTTCTCATGCACGATTAGTTTTAGGCAATCATGATCTGAATTTGATTTTTTCTTATACACAAAATAAATATAAAAGATTTAATGATTATATTATATCTGATATTTTAAAAGCTAAAGATATTGATATTTTAATTAATTGGTTACGAAAACAGCCTTTATTGCAAATTGATAAAAAAAGAAAAATTATTATGGTGCATGCTGGTATACATCCTTATTGGGATATTGATGTATCCCGAATGTATTCTGATAAATTAGGATCTTTTCTGTGTAATATAAATTATGATATATTACTTAGAGGTATATTTAATAATGCAATAGTAAATTACATTGATAACTCATGTCGTAAATTAAATCGTTTAAGTTTTAGTTTAAATGTGTTCACAAGAATGAGATATTGTTTTAATGATGGAACATTAGATATGGAATGTAAGAAATCGCCATCTATTGATACTTATCCGTTAATACCTTGGTTTTCAATAAAAAATAATAGTTTACAAGACTACATTTTATTTTTTGGTCATTGGGCTTCTTTAAAAAAAAAT
It encodes:
- the rplY gene encoding 50S ribosomal protein L25; this encodes MLNFINFKKMITINAVRREKSGKSSSRRLRLKNKFPAIMYCIAKPNICIELENNLISKIILDNKIYENQLLLIIDEIKYIVKVKSIQRHVFKLSIMHMDFFCIK
- the rsmA gene encoding 16S rRNA (adenine(1518)-N(6)/adenine(1519)-N(6))-dimethyltransferase RsmA — protein: MTKLEFDKYFLKKHLGQHFLIDQCVVNKIISSMNPKKRDIMIEIGPGLGALTYDTSKFPCKLFLIEYDKHLAHKLFLLYKNVSNIQVFSKNALKFNFSCINRKRYESIRIFGNLPYNISIELLLYFFKYNNIICDMYFMLQKEVANRLLAVPGTKDYGKLSIISQYFCKIIRLFDIFPESFKPIPKVNSTFLKFVPCKNNKDIVTNVKNLQKITTLAFSQRRKIIKNSLSSLFNEDILISLHIDPKLRAEDLSVEQYFMLSNYIS
- the glyS gene encoding glycine--tRNA ligase subunit beta, with product MKKTFLLEIGTEELPPKSLHTIIQSLEKNMISLLNQNYIQFSKILCFSTPRRLAIKIKQLNTHIKRIKKTYKGPLISNAFNNVGHPTKSTKCWMKKIGITINQTSRIIEKQKEWLSYEYYLKHETIEKKLIEISINSIKNISVPTFMKWNIENIQFSRPIRNIVMLLDNEIIKGTVLGLKTNRLIFWNIFTKNKNINLLHAQEYPKILLNFGRIIADHNERKNVIIAESKKMAQNIKGYLKIKQSLLEEITSLVEWPVVLLGTFKKKFLDLPNEILTYIIENQQKCFSIYNIDSKKITNNFIIIANVMTKDSENIIIRNEYILNSQLFDAQFFFKKDQKNPLNEYQPLLKNIIFQSSLGSIFEKIKRMEKLISWIIEFTQANFEDCIRAVQLCKCDLVTNMVFEFPEMQGIIGMYYALKNNEPKNIALAIKEHYLPRFSKDMIPLNPISFSLALTDKIDTLVGLFIIGKNLISKNKDPFSLRRLAIGIIQIILKRKISIDILKLLKKSLNTYEKIKDKNIILENLKKFILEKIYFIYIKKKYNTNIIKSVLEKDITYLIDIDIRIRAVSKIQNLNILQPLITTYKRIYKILQSSKKISLYNEINSKLLKTPEEKNIVILLQNIQKKVSYFYLKKDYISVFFELKNFNKPISNFFENVRIQDENCLIKKNRLTILKKITDLFVLTIDFTLLY
- a CDS encoding DedA family protein translates to MEYWFLYLIQKSIFYSLPIITIVAFLESLALVGLFLPGIVIMAALGTLIGNGELNFYPAWIAGFIGCISGDIVSYYFGWKFKKKLKNFNFLKKNKTIVKKITNTLHKYTAITILIGKFLGPTRPLISMVCGMLNIPIKKFFVFTTFGCILWPPVYFFPGIITGIVINTISRKNNPCFKLFFISFIILIFINLLLIWKIFKHKQHKISKKYLIFSKKFLTFLLIISLILNIINFFVLYHFKN
- a CDS encoding glycine--tRNA ligase subunit alpha, producing the protein MKKIKTLYKITSKLKNYWNKKNCTIIQPLDIPVGAGTFHHQTFFGTLRSTPTSIAYVQACRRPSDGRYGKNPNRLQHYYQFQVIIKPAPENIQNLYLESLEKLDINLKNNDIRFLEDNWENPTLGACGQGWEIRINGMEITQFTYFQQMGGINCNPISVEITYGLERIALHIQNKNNIYDLDWDYNGKYITYKDLFFRSELENSIYNFEYSNTEICSNLFKIYIQEAKKIANLNPPLLFPAYEQALYGIHYFNLLDAKKTFSTTERQQNILNIRSVIKNIAEKYYIT
- a CDS encoding symmetrical bis(5'-nucleosyl)-tetraphosphatase is translated as MSTYFVGDIHGCYYELMKLLEKISFDEKLDYLWSTGDLINRGPNSIEVMRFISSLGSHARLVLGNHDLNLIFSYTQNKYKRFNDYIISDILKAKDIDILINWLRKQPLLQIDKKRKIIMVHAGIHPYWDIDVSRMYSDKLGSFLCNINYDILLRGIFNNAIVNYIDNSCRKLNRLSFSLNVFTRMRYCFNDGTLDMECKKSPSIDTYPLIPWFSIKNNSLQDYILFFGHWASLKKNIVSPKIISLDTGCCWGGYLSMFRLEDSKWFSQPAQKRL
- the nfo gene encoding deoxyribonuclease IV translates to MRYIGAHVSILGGLDQAVVRAKNLGATAFSLFTSNPVRWIRKKLNKKHIMNFKIACKTFSYSSNQILPHSNYLINLGHPCDDKINQSRLSFIDEIIRCYKLGLNFLNFHPGSHLHKISEIQCLERISNSINLALKNTQHIKLIIENTAGQGTNVGYSFEHLSFIINRIQNKNRIGICLDTCHMFASGYDLRTELSCEKVFKNFDDIIGFSYLYGMHFNDSEYILNSRVDRHQNLGKGNIGKLAFIWIMKNIKCENIPIILETKDKSLWRKEINWLNSL